A segment of the bacterium genome:
AGTGACGGAAAGTGTAATCGCTCTATCTGAGAAATGGACAGAAACCGGTGCTTGTACAGGTCGACCAAGAGATCGCAGTCCCGAGCCGTGAGCTTGATCACTGACTTTTTCATTCAAACACGTTTCCTGGATCGATATCTCTCAGCGTACTCGGTGGCAACTGGGGCTTTTTGTTGTGCTTGTCCAATGAGCGTCTTGAAATGCCATAGCTGTTGCGACTATGCTCAATCGCCCGATCTCGGATATCCTTCGAGCCATTCTCAGAAACCAGCGGAACTTGAACCGTGAGAGTTTCGAGTCCGCTTCGACAGAAACACACGCCACGTGGCAAGTGTGTGAGGCGTTGCGCGGGATCAGAATCATTTGATATATGTGACCCCGATTCAATGCTTCGCGCAAGTGAAGGAAGTGTTCCTAAGTTCTTGGCAAGCACATTGGCATCACCGTGAGATATCTGAAATGCAATCAATGTTGAAACATTGCCGAATACTTCCCGAAGCAATGCCGGCGGGATCTGATGTGTCTGCTGGTGAGCAAGGATAAGTCCAAGTTTATATTTACGAGACCTAGAGAGCATCTTCTCATAAGATTCAGACGCCGTACCGCAAAAGTTCTGGAATTCATCCAGGTACAAGTAGAATGGTACTCGTTCGTCCTCCGGGACATTGGCTCGGCTCATTGTCGCCGTCTGAAACTTAGATACGATAAATTGACCTATGAGCTGACTGGCAGCCGAACCGAGCAGTCCATCCGACACATTAAAGAGAAGAATCTTTTTGTCATCCATCGCCCGCCTGATATTGAGTAGTCGCTTTGATACCTCTGCTGGAGAAAGGTCGGTGTCTTTCGGCGGACACAGACAGCTTCTCACAACATCGGCCCCCACAAACCTGCCAATGCGGTTTGTAATAGGAAGATGTGCGTCCTTCGGAAATTGGAGATAGGTGGTCGCAAAAAACTTTCGGATGCGTTCACGATCAGTCGTTTGAATCATCTCGTTGCGTAACGTCGGATCCTCACGATCAAGCAGCCGTTCAATATCCTCAAGCGTCGATCCCGGGCGTTCGATAAGCGCATACAAACAATTCCGCAATATCTCGTCCATGCGGGGCCCTCCTTCCCCAACGATTCGCTGGAGAATGGTAAAGACCTCGTCAACGAGTATATCAATGTTGTCACCGGGATCGCGATGGAGCGGATTCATGACAACTGGACAGTCAGTATCGGTCGGGTCAAAATAGATGACGTCTTTAAGCCGATTTTGGGGGATATGGGGCAAAATCTGATCGCGAATCAACTCAAATTCCGGTGCCAAGACGCCGAAACCAGATCCCGAGGCAAGGTCCTGCAGAATCATATGCCTCATCAAATTGGTCTTCCCAATGCCGGACTTCCCGACCATGTAGATATGGTGATTACGAAGATGAGGAGATAAGAGCATTCCTAGGGGCCGGTCAAGGGTGGGCCCGAGATTTATAAATCCAGGCATTTTCAGGCACTGTACTAGGCGCTCCCCAACCTCGTATGGCGTGGCCCCGTCCTCAATCATCTGATCGATTTCTTTGGTTGGAATCTCCAGAGAGCCTAAGTATCTGTAGGTGATCCGAAATGAGGCAACCAATGACTCACAGTCAAGGACCCGTCTTCGCTCCTCGTTGAGACGCTCTTTATGTGCTTTAAGGAGGTAGGCCGACCGTTCAGCATGGTACTTGGATTTGTTTGCGGCCAGTCCCACAAGAACGCTTACAACAATCGCCAAGAAGATAAAGAGAGGTGCTTCCATGAGCTTCTTTGCCTATACACTGACACTGTATACTGCCTGTATATCGGCTGTATTCTCAAAAAGTACACCCCTCCTTCGCTAATTCGTTGAAAGTACAATAGTTGTGTATAGGATACTCGCCCAACTATACCAGTTGATAACTGGTATACCGCACCCCGCCCGACCGCACAACGACAGCATGGCATGTGAACGCAATCCACCCACCACAGAGACTGAACCCAACGTACGCTATGCTGAGTTAAACCAACTCAAAGGTTCACTGACCTGGCCTGAAGCAAGGCCCTACTTCTTTGAAAGTAGGTGAATTAGTAATGTTAACCTGGCCTGAACCGTCAAAATGAAAGAGCACAATATCGGCATCGTTATTGGCACTACTCCTCACCGCTACCCACGACTCGTCTTCAGATATCGCAATGTCCCGAAAAGTTGGCAAAGAAACTGGGATGACCTGTTCAATCCCCGTCGAGAGAGACTGCACATACAGTATGCCTGATCTGACATAAACAACACGATTCCCTGAGGCTGTGATAGCTACATCATCATTTGCAAACTCACAGGCAGCCCAATTCCTATAGCCCGAACCATCTGACCTTACAGTGACTAAACTGTCACCACTACCTAGGCTGTCGCGACTAACAAAAAGGACAGAATCGCTTAATCCTTTCCAACCAATGACTGACTTCACGTAACGATGATTGCCAGGACTGAAAACGGTCTGTTGCCCTGAACCATCCGGGTTGGATATGACTATACGTCCAGATTTGACTATCGCTAGCTTCGAGCCATCGCCTTTCCACAATGCCATTTCGGCACTATCTGATAGCAAAGTTAGGCCAGTACTGTTAGTGTTGATCACGTACATCGATTCAGTGGCACCAGTGGCATGCACGGCGATCTTTGTACCATCCGGTGCCCACTCATGGTTTCCGTAAGCGAGACAGGGTGAAGTACCAGCATAAACCTGGAACTTATTACTTCCGTCTGCATCCATTGTCCAAAGTTCGTAGCAGCCCGATTGATTGAGCGAATAGATCAGCTTCTGACCATCCTGACTCCACCTGGGCCAATCAACAGATCCTGTATTTGTTAGTTGAGCAATTCCTGAACCATCGCAATACACGCGAGTGACATTCCATGCTCCGCTGACATCACGTCGATTGAAAACAATGTCGCAAGGAACGGCTGGATTGTCGGCCGTGGTGAAAGACCATGTATGAGGAGCTGCCATTGCGTTGCCAGCCTCGTCCTCCACAGAATTACTAATTGTGACAGTGTATTGCGTATTTGCTGATAGAAGAGCCGCCGGTGCAAGAGTCGCTTCTCTGTTTGTGTAGCTCACGGTTCCCAAGATACCGCCTGTGAGCGAAATCGAGGAGTTAGTGAATGTCGCAGGGTTCATGTTTTCAGAGAAGGTGGCGACAATCGAAGAGTTGGTCGCTACATTCGTCGCTGAAGTTTGCGGACTGGTATTCGTGACCGTTGGCGGGGTTGTGTCAACAGTTGGCGAGTTGGGGCTCTTGGCGTCTTCTCCACAGGAGAATTGGGTGGCTACCAGAAACATGGTGATGGCGCCACAACCTAACAATCGTTTCATGCTCTACCTCTCTGCCTTTTTGGTGGTCCCCAAGGTGTTGTCATTGAGGGCACGCCGAAACATTAGTTCTATGGTTGAATCGTAATTGTGTTGAATATCTATTAGGCTCTCTGTTCCATATGTATCCCAAGTAGTTTTCACTGAGGCATGACCCAAAATTGCTGAAAGTGATTCTATACTTCCGCCCGTCGCTTTCCACAGCCGAGCAAAGGAGTGACGCAAGAGATGGCAATTCAGATTATGTCTCTGCCTGTTGGGATGTCGGATATTTGCCGTCCTTGCGGTGGAGGCCACTATTCGGTTGATCTGTCGTAGAGACAATGGCAATCCCCGACTGTTCTCGAATAAGAACTGACCTGTCAGTCTCAGTTGCACAAGTTCTCTGACGAGAGTGGCAGACAATGGAATTTGTCGAGCCTTCCTCCCCTTTCCACATCGTATGACCAGCATTCTCGAGTTCACATGAACATCATTGATCAGCAGATTGGCTGCCTCAAATCTGCGAACTCCTGTCTCTGAAAAGAGTCGAATTAGTGCTCTATCGCGAGGGCTCTTGGCAGCCTCCACAAGTGCCTTGATTTCACAGGCAGTCAATGAGTACTGCGCATTTGACAGCTGGCCGTATTCAGCGACAGACGGCTCTTTCTTGCTAATTGGTCTAATGATTGACCACCAGCTGAACTTTGTCTTGAATTGTCTCATATTGGAGAGAGTGGGACATACGCAGGGTGCGCATGTGAGAGGTTTGTGTAGATATAAGGGGGATAATGATGTGTCAACGGAGTGGCTTGCACAGCCATTTCCGTTTTTGGATCAATTGTCTTGGCTGTGAATTGGCGCCGGAGCCTATGATAACGTAATCAATTGTGACGTAAGCGCTTAAGGAGAATGAGCGATGTCCTACCTTCTCCAAAGTAGGATACATACGAACGGATGTCAATCGATTTCAACGGACCTGGGGCACGTTAAACCAGCTAGAGCGGGAACGCGCCCCTACCTGGCGGTCGAGAATGCTCTCAGCTGCCAGGTCCAGCTGCAATCCCTTAAGATGGCGCTTGGCCCATGCACAGGTGATTTACCTGACATAGTGGGGAACGTCGAATGGATGGGATAACCGTCTGGCCGCGCAGCAGGCTCCGAGTGCTCGAAACAATGGTCCAAATAGGCCCTAAAACCAGCTCTGGAGCTTCATAGCCGAAGTCCTGGGAGTGGGCGGTCAGAAATATGTCTGGCCGTCGAACGCGGCTTGGAAGCGTCCGGATTGCGTCTACTATCCGCTGTTTTCGCCGCTTAGAATCGGTGACAATCAGGACCCGAAATCCCGCCCTGGGCACTGCACGATCGCGGGCGGGATTGACGAACAGCTCGTGATAGCCAAGTAGCTTTGTCCGAATTCGAGCCAAAGAAGCAGTTCCTCGATCCATTTCCATGAAGTAGGCAAAGCTCCGGTTGCCGGTCCAAAGGGTGAAACTTGCATCTGGCACAATTGGCACGGTCAGGCGCCGGTCCCGAATCTGAACCTGGGCTGACATTTTGACCTGACGATCCGACTCCCATTTCAGCAGGGACAATCCAGGTGTGATCTCGGAGCTCCGCATGAGGCAAACTCGAAACCGGTTGATTGACAATAGATGCTCTGCAAAGGTCGGCGAAATGACCCGAGACGAAACAGCGCGAAATGGTTGGTCACCCGGGGAGCCAATGACGCGATTTCCCTTCCTGCTTATCCTATAAATCTTCGCTTTAGTACCTTCGCCAAGTTGGGTTGGTCTTTCGATTCGTATCAAGAGGCTATGTTGCCACAATTGCCGAAGCCGTTTTCTTGCTCGCAAAATTGAGGGAAATAGCAAGTACCGAATCTGCTCCGTCGTGACAAGGCCATAATCACTGACAATCCGAAGTAGTTTCTTGTCGCGGTCGGTAATCTGAATTGGAGTGGTTTCTATGCTATTTCTTTTCATCGTGGAGTTTGATATAAGCTAGTCCGCATGCAACGGCGTCAAACATATTCATGAAATATCGGAAACGCCATCGCCGATTGGACTCCGGTAGGCGGACAGTTCCGGATAGAGTGAACATAAGACGCTCGCGACTTGCCGTTTTGTTGCCCAGCCATTCCCCGGTGACAACTTTCTTGATTGTGTTTGGCGCAATTTCATGCACGGGAATGCTCCAATCTTTTGCCACCCTGTGAATGCACTTTATCGCAATTACCAACAGCAAGTTTTGTTGTATTTGGGAAAAGACATTCTTCTCTAAGACAAGTGCGTCGGGCTTCTTTTCTTCAAGCAGTCGATGAATGGTCAGGGCTGACGCGGTTGAGGCGCATGTGTAATTGCCAGGACGTCGGAGTGATTTTACGCCATAGTCTACCAATTCTCTATCGACAAAATGAGAGACACCAATCTCCCGAAGTCCCGGATCAATCGCAATAAGGCTATGCTTTTCCTTCATATTTTCGAATTAAGTAGATGAATAAGGCGCTTCGCGATTTCTTGATTTTTGATAACGGTACATCGGAAGCCTCTCGATACGCGCGGTACACAACCTGTCTGTCATGCGCCTCGCAGATTCTGCGATAAGTATCGATTTGGCTCGTGTCGCCAAACTTCTTTGCGATTTCCTGGGCCAAGTATTCTGCGCGTTTGGATCTGTCAAGCTCTGATAGATTGCTTGTCATATTGTTTTCGTCTTAGTGGATAAGTTATCCGCCCTCTCACGGACTTCGTCCCGCAATGAATCAAACAAGTCAAAGAACAGTACCTCGACCGGACACTGTATGATCGCAGAGAGCTTGAGCGCGTTCTTCAATGAAGGCAATTTTCGACCTCTCTCCCAATGGGCTATGTGAGAAACGCTCTCCAAGCCAACAGCCATCGCAACCTCGCATAATTTGAGATTTCGTTTCCGCCTATAGAAGCGGACTTGATTCGGAAGTGGCTTAGTTGCTGCTCTGGTCATAGACTTCGTGATTCATTACGACCCGGGTAGCATAGGAGCGGTTCGAAATCCGCTCAATTGCCGATTTCGGCTACTTCCTGTGGATAAGGAAGTGACCCGGATCGAAGCGACTTCGGATTCAAGAGGACCACTACTTCATGGAGTCGTCAGCCTGTTTGGGTAAGTGAATTCACAGTGTGAAAACGAAATACGCTAGCGCATCTCACGAGTTTAGTCAATACCCCAAAGGGCACATCCGATTAGCCGGATTCGACAACTTTTCCTCCCTACCAGCGGACGCGATTGTTGGGTATCGTCTTTATATGCCTATACAAGAACACCACATCAAAGCGCTCCAAACCATTTACTTGAAGCAATGCGGACGCGATCTTTCTCACCAAGACGCCTGGGCAATGGCGCATCGTCTCGTCAATCTCATTCGCATACTCTCACAATCAGACCGCGAATCTCTGGAATTAGTTCGAACATTCCCAACTTGCCCCCTCGACGCGAAGACTGATAGTATTAATCAGATTTGACTTTGGCCCTTCGCTTATGCCACAAATTGCCATTTATGCACGTAAATCAACAGAATCTGAGGATCGTCAAGTCCTCTCGATTGACTCTCAGATAAAGGAATTGCAGGAATTTGCCGCGAGAGAGAAGCTCGGAAAGGTCGTTGTGTTTACTGAATCCAAGTCGGCAAAAGCACCAGGTCGACCGGCCTTCAACGAACTACTTAAGAGAGTCAGCAAGGGGGAATTTGACAGGCTTGTCTGCTGGAAATTGGATCGACTGGCTAGGAATCCGGTCGACGGTGGCGCGGTCATCTGGGCTGTCGAAGAGGGCAAAATCCAACACATATATACTCCCCAGCGACGATTCGACAACAGCGGCAATGATAAATTCTGGATGCAGCTGGAGTTTGGCATGGCGAAAAAGTACGTTGATGATCTGTCCGATAACGTCAAACGGGGCCTTCGCGCTAAAGTGGCTCAAGGTTGATGCCAGGTCTCCTCCACTCGGCTACCTCAACGATCTTATAACAAAACAAGTGGTGAAAGACCCGGTTCGGTTCCCGCTCATACGAAACATGTGGGATCTATTGCTCACCGGCGAACACACTCCGAATGCTATAGTGACAATCGCGACTGACGAGTGGGGTCTCACAACCCGCCAATTCAAGCACGTGGGTGGAGGCCCGGTAGCCTATTCGACCGTGTATTCCATTTTCGGAAACCCATTCTACTACGGAAAATTCCTCTGGAACGGAGAGTTGGTCGACGGCGCTCATGAGCCTATGATAACCTTTAACGAATTCGAGCGCGCGCAGTATCTCATGGGCCGTCGAACTCAACCGAGGCCTAAGCAGAAGTTCTTTGCATACACCGGGCTTATAAACTGTGGGGAATGCGGAGCTGCCGTTACAGCTGAGAACAAGGTCAATCGATACGGGAGTAAGTACACTTACTACCATTGCACCAAACGGAAGCGCGGTACCTATTGCCTCACAACGGGTCGTTGAGGAAAAGGAGCTCGAATCACAAATCCTCGACTTCTTGAAGTCGATTGCAATCCCTCGTGACTACCTCAATTGGGCGCTCGGAGTTCTCAAAGACCTTAAACGTGATGAGACCGCTGCCGCAGGCTCTCGGCTGTTGACCATTGAGAGTCGGATAGCTTCATTGGCGAAAGCGCAAGACTCTTTACTCGATATGAAGCTACGCGGATTACTTCCGGACGAAGAATTCTCCGCCAAGAGACACCAGCTCAATGAATCAAAGCTTCGGCTAGAAGAACAACTGCAACGAAGTTCAGTTGATGGCGTTGATCTCGCTGCTAAGCTTTCAAATTTACTTGTTCTGCGGCTAATGCATTCGAGAAAGCCTTACCCATAAGGCGAAGAACTATTTTGCGGCAGGTCGGTTCGAACCTCACGCTTTTGAACAAAATCCTACGTATACAAGCCCATGAACCGCTCCGAGCGAATAAGAGAAGAGCTTGATACGCAAAGACATCAAACGACTCCGTTCGAACCCGCATTTTTTCGCTCATATAAGCACAAAAAACCACTTAAAACAGTGAGCTTTTGTGCAAACCACTCCCTAGTGAAGGACGTTCGAACTTTGTGTCAGAAATTCGCACATAAATTGGAATTTACTCCCCTATCCCGCAAGAAGAAGTATAGACGGAAATAGAAGAAATGAGGAGGGAGGAAAAGTTGTCGGGATAGGCTACTACTTGTGGATAATACAAGACCTTGCTGAATTACTCTGCTGCGATCTTGATCTCAAGACTCGGTAGTGCTAGGGTTAGAACGTTGCAATTACGCAACAATGTCCATTAATGGAGGTGCTGATGAAACGACATCTGTACCCGTCGACCGGCGATGCACCGATCAAGGATCCCCTCGAAAACGGCTCGCCACTGCGCGACCCTACAAATGGAGGTTGAGATGTCCAAGTATCTCGGCTCCGAAGACCAGGGCCAAAAGCTTCATCATCCTGAAGATGTTGATTGAAGCAAGGGCGGTTGTGTCATGAGACACGCCGCCCATTTTTTACCAATTCAACACGCAAACAAAATCATCTGTTCCCCCTCTTTAATTACATGACAGGGGATAAAAAATCCCTCTGCATGAGCCGAGCTCACGCAGAGGGAAATACCAAGGGCATAAATCAAGTGCCAACTAATCAAGCAGACAAGGGCTTGATACTGCGGAGTACGAGGAACTGATGGCTCTCATGCCACCTAAGGTCGATCCAGTAGAAGTACAGAGAGACGCCGTTATGGGTAGCAAGGACATACGCGAGGTTCTGATTACCGTCAATCTCGAGCTTATTGCCACACGGGGAAACGATCCGGCCTTTTTTCCGCTCATCGGGAAACAGTGCATGAAACGTCTCTGAAATGGCGCGGTCGATTTTAAGGGCGTTTTCCTTCTTGATAGCGGCAAAGTGCTGTTCGAAGGAATAACCCTCATCATGCCGCACGAGCTCAACCGTCACTTCAGCTTTGCCACTGTATCGAACGGGAAAGTGTTCAGCTTTTAGGTTCACATTGAGACCAGCATAATTTCCATTAAACGGAAACTCTTTCCACTTCGGGTCGTCGAAGTCGACGATGAAGGTGAAGAACTTCTGATCGGCGACAAGTATTTCGGCTATAGCATTTTTGAGATGCTTGTCTTTCAGAACTCGACGAACGTCGTCGTCAGTCCCGCCGCGTTCGATAACAGCGTCAGTGATGGCCTTGAGGATTTCAAAGCCAGAACCCATTGCGCTTAAAAGCTCGCTTTTGTAACGTGCCATGTTAGACACTCCTTTATGTTTGGCATACCTCATATCGCGACCCTTGTGGTACGACTTAAGGCTTACCGATTCTGAGAACAGCCCTCTGGAGACCTATTTTAGGTCATGCCAAAAGGCTGCTCTCAAATAAAGGAGTGATCTTGGCTTGTCCGCCCAATAGGCGGAAGTTTGTAAGGAACAAAATATCAAGGTAGCTTATTGCTAAATAGATTGTCTGTCAATGCGGGTTCGAACCCGCAATTAGCAGACAAAACGCTTGTAAATATCGATTCAATCGGTCACTATCTTCTGAGATTTCCACTTCCCCCGGGTGTAGTGAAGGATGTTCGAACCATGCTGATTTCCTATCAAAACACGCCTGTTTCTTGACAGACGTCTTGCGGGAATCACTCCCTAGTGAAGGACGTTCGAACTTTATGTCAGAAATTTGGCCATAAATTGGAATTTACTCCCCTACCCCACAAGAAGAAGTATAGACGTAAATAGAGGAAATGAGGAGGGAGGAAAAGTTGTCGAGATAGGCTATAACTTGTGGATAATACAAATAATCAGTTTAGTGAATCTGCAAAGGGTCTTGATCCTCAAGGTTAGCGGTGCTAGGATTTTAATGTTGCAATAACGCAACAGCAACGAACATTTTACCGGAGGTGTCTATGTACAACTCCAGAACCCGTGATCCTGACGAGCCTACCAAAATCAGAGGAGAAGGTGGAAACTACTTCTCTGGTGGCGGCATCAACGGCTCCCTGAGAATTCGCGGGGGTGGCAGTGACGGCACTCGTTTCCGCCATGAGCCCAGCGATGGCGACCAAAGGCTTCATCATCACGATGATGATAACTGAAGCAAGGGCGGTTGTGTCATGAGACACTCCGCCCATTTTTTTGCTATACGGGTGTACCTTGTAATCTGTTCTTGCCTAGGTGTATACTTTTCTCGAGCCGACTAGGCTACAATATGATAAATTAATGCACCCTAGGTACGGAAAGGAGGTACCTGTGAAAAACATTGTCCTTTACTTGATTGCCATCGCAGTTCTGATTATTGTGGCATCACCCGAGGGAGTCTCAGACTTCCTGCTAAGTATAAGGGCGCACCTCACAGTGAATCCCTTAAAGAGGTCATCATATGTTAGCTGACTGGAGGGCTTCCCGTTACGCGGTTGACAGCTGGCTGTCACGCCCTACGGATCCAGCGGCACTCTCCTCCTTGTCTTCTCCAGGTCGAATCCAAGAAAAACACCAGCGCAAAGACAACTCGTTCAGGTTCAGGTGCATAAGAGCCCTTCGTGTAGAGGATACTTTGGCTGCACAGAACCGCTTTGACGAACAACTTTCAACAGAAGCTTTATTGACATCATGGTTCACTCTGACTATTATAACAAGCAGCAGGATAGGGGGAGCCCATGGTCACTTGCTCTATATGCTCCAATCCGTCGCCTGTCTTTGTCTTGA
Coding sequences within it:
- a CDS encoding TraM recognition domain-containing protein, with product MEAPLFIFLAIVVSVLVGLAANKSKYHAERSAYLLKAHKERLNEERRRVLDCESLVASFRITYRYLGSLEIPTKEIDQMIEDGATPYEVGERLVQCLKMPGFINLGPTLDRPLGMLLSPHLRNHHIYMVGKSGIGKTNLMRHMILQDLASGSGFGVLAPEFELIRDQILPHIPQNRLKDVIYFDPTDTDCPVVMNPLHRDPGDNIDILVDEVFTILQRIVGEGGPRMDEILRNCLYALIERPGSTLEDIERLLDREDPTLRNEMIQTTDRERIRKFFATTYLQFPKDAHLPITNRIGRFVGADVVRSCLCPPKDTDLSPAEVSKRLLNIRRAMDDKKILLFNVSDGLLGSAASQLIGQFIVSKFQTATMSRANVPEDERVPFYLYLDEFQNFCGTASESYEKMLSRSRKYKLGLILAHQQTHQIPPALLREVFGNVSTLIAFQISHGDANVLAKNLGTLPSLARSIESGSHISNDSDPAQRLTHLPRGVCFCRSGLETLTVQVPLVSENGSKDIRDRAIEHSRNSYGISRRSLDKHNKKPQLPPSTLRDIDPGNVFE
- a CDS encoding Ig-like domain-containing protein gives rise to the protein MKRLLGCGAITMFLVATQFSCGEDAKSPNSPTVDTTPPTVTNTSPQTSATNVATNSSIVATFSENMNPATFTNSSISLTGGILGTVSYTNREATLAPAALLSANTQYTVTISNSVEDEAGNAMAAPHTWSFTTADNPAVPCDIVFNRRDVSGAWNVTRVYCDGSGIAQLTNTGSVDWPRWSQDGQKLIYSLNQSGCYELWTMDADGSNKFQVYAGTSPCLAYGNHEWAPDGTKIAVHATGATESMYVINTNSTGLTLLSDSAEMALWKGDGSKLAIVKSGRIVISNPDGSGQQTVFSPGNHRYVKSVIGWKGLSDSVLFVSRDSLGSGDSLVTVRSDGSGYRNWAACEFANDDVAITASGNRVVYVRSGILYVQSLSTGIEQVIPVSLPTFRDIAISEDESWVAVRSSANNDADIVLFHFDGSGQVNITNSPTFKEVGPCFRPGQ
- a CDS encoding tyrosine-type recombinase/integrase, encoding MRQFKTKFSWWSIIRPISKKEPSVAEYGQLSNAQYSLTACEIKALVEAAKSPRDRALIRLFSETGVRRFEAANLLINDVHVNSRMLVIRCGKGRKARQIPLSATLVRELVQLRLTGQFLFENSRGLPLSLRQINRIVASTARTANIRHPNRQRHNLNCHLLRHSFARLWKATGGSIESLSAILGHASVKTTWDTYGTESLIDIQHNYDSTIELMFRRALNDNTLGTTKKAER
- a CDS encoding replication-relaxation family protein, producing MKRNSIETTPIQITDRDKKLLRIVSDYGLVTTEQIRYLLFPSILRARKRLRQLWQHSLLIRIERPTQLGEGTKAKIYRISRKGNRVIGSPGDQPFRAVSSRVISPTFAEHLLSINRFRVCLMRSSEITPGLSLLKWESDRQVKMSAQVQIRDRRLTVPIVPDASFTLWTGNRSFAYFMEMDRGTASLARIRTKLLGYHELFVNPARDRAVPRAGFRVLIVTDSKRRKQRIVDAIRTLPSRVRRPDIFLTAHSQDFGYEAPELVLGPIWTIVSSTRSLLRGQTVIPSIRRSPLCQVNHLCMGQAPS
- a CDS encoding helix-turn-helix transcriptional regulator — its product is MTRAATKPLPNQVRFYRRKRNLKLCEVAMAVGLESVSHIAHWERGRKLPSLKNALKLSAIIQCPVEVLFFDLFDSLRDEVRERADNLSTKTKTI
- a CDS encoding recombinase family protein, encoding MPQIAIYARKSTESEDRQVLSIDSQIKELQEFAAREKLGKVVVFTESKSAKAPGRPAFNELLKRVSKGEFDRLVCWKLDRLARNPVDGGAVIWAVEEGKIQHIYTPQRRFDNSGNDKFWMQLEFGMAKKYVDDLSDNVKRGLRAKVAQG
- a CDS encoding recombinase zinc beta ribbon domain-containing protein, with protein sequence MICPITSNGAFALKWLKVDARSPPLGYLNDLITKQVVKDPVRFPLIRNMWDLLLTGEHTPNAIVTIATDEWGLTTRQFKHVGGGPVAYSTVYSIFGNPFYYGKFLWNGELVDGAHEPMITFNEFERAQYLMGRRTQPRPKQKFFAYTGLINCGECGAAVTAENKVNRYGSKYTYYHCTKRKRGTYCLTTGR